The DNA sequence ACTGCTGCAAATATAAGTGTTATACCACCAACTCTTCCAATATACATCATACATATCAGCAAAAGCTTTGACACAATTTTAAGATGTGGAGTAATACCCAAAGTCAAGCCTACAGTTGCCACTGCAGATGCACATTCAAACATTGTTTCTTTCAATGAAAATCCCTCTATGTAGCTTATAAGCATTGAACCTACTATAAATAAAGCCATATCCAGAACAAACACCGCAGCTGCATTTTTTATTATATCCGGCTCTATTCTTTTCTTAAATACAGCCACTTCTTTGTCTTGTTTTAATACAGAACACATTGTAGCAAACAAAATAAAAATTGTACTCATTTTTATACCACCGGCAGTAGAGCCTGAGCCTCCACCTATTAACATCAAAATAATAGTCAATGCTATACCATTGTCACTAAACTTTGTGTAGTCAATAGTATTAAATCCTGCCGTTCTTGGAGTAACTGCTTGAAATGCACTTGACAACAATCCTGTCTTAAAATCTAAGCTTCTAAACTCTGTAAAGAAAAACAGTATTGTTGGAAATACCACTAAAATTGCACTCATAGTTAATACAATCTTAGTTTGAGTAGAGTATCTGACTATGTCAATTTTATATTTCAACAAATCCTGCCAGATTAAAAATCCAAGTCCTCCCACCAGTATCAAAAACATTATAGTTATATTTATCATTATATTTGACTGATATTTTGTAAGTGAAGAAAACTTGCTGATATCTCCCATTAAATCAAATCCAGCATTGCAAAATGCCGATATAGAATGAAATATGGAATAATATATACCCTTTGACAATCCAAAATCTTTAAAAAAGGTAGGAAACATCAGAACTGCACCAATTATCTCTATAATAATTGTAGCTTTAAAT is a window from the Lachnoanaerobaculum umeaense genome containing:
- a CDS encoding TrkH family potassium uptake protein — protein: MKELKRKILKQFSSARIILFGFIIMIFFGAIILSMPISSRSREFTPFIDALFTATSASCVTGLIVYDTATHWSLFGKIIIIAMIQCGGLGVVTMITIFIQFAGKKIGLRDRATLQSALSAPQIGGIVRFTSFIFKATIIIEIIGAVLMFPTFFKDFGLSKGIYYSIFHSISAFCNAGFDLMGDISKFSSLTKYQSNIMINITIMFLILVGGLGFLIWQDLLKYKIDIVRYSTQTKIVLTMSAILVVFPTILFFFTEFRSLDFKTGLLSSAFQAVTPRTAGFNTIDYTKFSDNGIALTIILMLIGGGSGSTAGGIKMSTIFILFATMCSVLKQDKEVAVFKKRIEPDIIKNAAAVFVLDMALFIVGSMLISYIEGFSLKETMFECASAVATVGLTLGITPHLKIVSKLLLICMMYIGRVGGITLIFAAVAPKNNGNARYPKDQVAVG